Proteins from one Mesotoga infera genomic window:
- a CDS encoding DUF2207 family protein, translated as MKRRFQRKDFFIIFMIVSGFFMFVAMGNGYWRENAPYKISSVDIKATLDRNGFLSVSETSLYELSRNNRTASKRLHLSYPAVLESFNVQVDQTTGVVREVSSSPGGFDVRIFVNEDVESFTASTNYRLSGVVENGSDVSVLSYRFWEPNSDAMTRNISLSLELPEQIARTITTESIFLKPYKEAKITIEGNRVLLSMKSVLSSASAEIMVVFPRSIGNSMSTAINTTISRSSIEKENETSMFQQAFLSGLIGFQIAVPIFVLFFTFILFGIEPQIKTEIGHRIDSAPGYLLNAIVKNPFQEVDRDGFLATILELHNSGQIKLQGRTILTSVKNNTMPTQQQWAIQAIKSLGSDGKDEVEIPDQEHKGEGIEAFNRHYGFWQKHAMKVVRSGRFYEHLGSTVMSVFSIFFLITWSLILKYLFANWQVYLTFPDETLVLSIVLYADWCLGWFLLMIPKSIFGRWTPSGRLFYMEWKNAEKEILAKQEFSDEDLEKLVALGHLQTLLADRKRLSERQLELLRTLQRLELLLTKPKE; from the coding sequence TTGAAGAGGAGATTCCAGAGAAAGGATTTTTTCATCATTTTTATGATAGTGAGCGGCTTCTTCATGTTCGTCGCGATGGGGAACGGTTACTGGAGGGAAAACGCCCCTTACAAAATAAGCTCCGTTGATATAAAGGCGACTCTAGATAGAAACGGATTTTTGAGTGTATCAGAAACGTCGCTGTACGAACTTTCCAGAAACAACCGGACTGCTTCTAAGAGGCTTCACCTTTCCTACCCGGCCGTTCTCGAATCTTTCAACGTACAGGTCGATCAAACGACCGGCGTAGTCAGGGAAGTATCCTCCTCGCCGGGCGGCTTCGATGTGAGAATATTCGTGAACGAAGATGTGGAAAGTTTTACCGCCAGCACCAACTACAGACTTTCAGGAGTAGTTGAAAACGGCAGCGACGTCTCCGTACTCAGCTATCGCTTCTGGGAGCCAAATTCCGATGCTATGACCAGAAACATCTCGCTCTCTTTGGAATTACCCGAACAGATCGCCAGGACGATCACGACCGAAAGCATCTTTCTTAAACCTTACAAGGAAGCAAAAATCACCATAGAAGGCAACAGGGTATTGCTGAGCATGAAATCTGTTCTTTCAAGCGCTTCGGCCGAGATAATGGTGGTCTTTCCAAGGAGTATAGGAAACAGTATGTCCACGGCCATCAATACTACCATCAGCAGGAGCTCGATCGAAAAGGAAAACGAGACCAGCATGTTTCAGCAGGCCTTTCTTTCCGGTCTGATTGGCTTTCAAATTGCCGTCCCTATCTTTGTCCTTTTCTTCACATTCATCCTCTTCGGTATAGAGCCGCAGATAAAGACTGAGATCGGCCATAGGATCGACTCGGCCCCTGGTTACCTGCTGAACGCAATCGTGAAGAATCCCTTTCAGGAGGTGGACAGAGACGGTTTCCTCGCCACGATACTCGAATTGCACAACAGCGGCCAGATCAAGCTCCAGGGAAGGACTATACTGACCAGCGTCAAAAACAACACCATGCCTACTCAACAGCAGTGGGCAATACAGGCGATCAAATCTCTCGGAAGCGATGGAAAGGATGAGGTCGAGATACCCGACCAGGAACACAAAGGCGAGGGGATCGAAGCCTTTAACAGGCATTACGGTTTCTGGCAGAAACACGCCATGAAGGTTGTACGCTCGGGGAGGTTTTACGAGCACCTCGGCTCTACGGTCATGTCGGTCTTCTCGATATTTTTCCTGATAACCTGGTCGCTGATACTGAAATACCTCTTCGCGAACTGGCAGGTTTACCTGACCTTCCCCGACGAGACGCTCGTGCTTTCGATCGTTCTGTACGCCGATTGGTGTCTCGGATGGTTTCTGCTGATGATACCAAAGAGTATATTCGGACGGTGGACTCCCTCGGGCCGGTTGTTCTATATGGAGTGGAAGAATGCGGAGAAAGAGATTCTGGCCAAGCAGGAGTTCTCGGATGAAGATCTCGAAAAGCTCGTGGCTCTGGGTCATCTACAAACTCTCCTGGCCGACAGAAAGAGATTGAGTGAAAGGCAGCTCGAGCTTTTACGGACACTCCAGAGACTCGAGTTACTTCTTACTAAACCGAAGGAATGA
- a CDS encoding HAD-IIA family hydrolase has product MLKSKKLFVSDMDGTFYLGDKLLPGSLDFAIKVRDMGARLVFLTNNSSRTPDEYIRKLTKMGVNRELFEVYTSGEATVRFLMEKYPGRRVYLLSTPSVREMFHRAGINLVEEDPEVVVLTYDTTIDFGKIRKTALFLRKGVAYVASHPDINCPTEEGPVPDVGSFISLFESSTGRKPDWIIGKPSPTILEMLLEDYSQTADGCVIIGDRLYTDIECGLRAGVDAILVLSGETTPEMVSPDHPYIIANDVGEIAKLISQEFTV; this is encoded by the coding sequence ATGCTAAAAAGTAAAAAGCTGTTCGTTTCCGATATGGATGGAACCTTTTACCTGGGCGACAAGTTGCTGCCCGGTAGCTTAGATTTTGCCATAAAAGTACGTGACATGGGTGCCCGGCTCGTGTTTCTCACGAACAATTCCTCACGTACACCTGATGAATATATCAGAAAACTGACCAAAATGGGAGTGAACAGAGAGTTATTCGAAGTCTATACATCGGGCGAGGCTACCGTTCGATTCTTGATGGAAAAGTATCCGGGCAGACGCGTGTATCTCCTTTCAACTCCTTCGGTCAGAGAGATGTTTCACAGAGCCGGTATAAACCTGGTGGAAGAGGATCCTGAAGTGGTAGTTCTCACTTACGACACCACCATAGATTTCGGCAAGATCAGAAAAACGGCCCTTTTTCTCAGAAAGGGAGTCGCATACGTGGCCAGTCACCCCGACATAAATTGCCCGACAGAGGAAGGTCCCGTTCCAGATGTAGGAAGTTTTATAAGTCTCTTCGAGAGTTCGACCGGAAGAAAACCGGACTGGATAATCGGGAAGCCGAGCCCCACGATTCTCGAGATGCTTCTGGAGGACTATTCTCAGACCGCCGACGGGTGTGTCATAATCGGAGACCGCCTCTACACCGATATAGAATGCGGTTTGAGGGCCGGGGTAGATGCAATTCTGGTACTTTCCGGAGAAACTACGCCCGAAATGGTTTCTCCAGATCATCCTTACATTATTGCAAATGATGTGGGAGAGATTGCAAAACTGATTAGTCAGGAGTTTACTGTATAA
- a CDS encoding glutaredoxin family protein, giving the protein MDAKVVVYSTPTCPWCKRAKDYFKSNGIPFKDYDVSKDKAKADEMVRKSRQMGVPVITIGSHVIVGFDKNKIDSLLGTH; this is encoded by the coding sequence ATGGATGCGAAAGTAGTTGTTTATTCTACTCCCACATGTCCCTGGTGCAAGAGAGCGAAAGACTATTTCAAGAGCAATGGGATTCCCTTCAAAGACTACGATGTGAGCAAGGATAAAGCAAAGGCAGACGAGATGGTCAGAAAGAGTAGACAGATGGGTGTTCCCGTAATCACCATAGGAAGCCATGTGATAGTGGGTTTCGACAAGAACAAAATAGACAGCCTTCTCGGAACTCATTGA
- a CDS encoding LemA family protein gives MVILFIVLGIVVVLALWIIGVYNNLVTLKKRVENAWSQIDVQLKRRHDLIPNLVNSVKGYMKFEQETLEKVMQARARAVSAQGVGDKIKAEQELGGVLGRLLAIVENYPDLKANTNVSQLMEELTSTENKISYARQFYNDSATKFNTKIEIFPNNIVVGFFGGKFEAFPLFEVTEGERETPKVDLSF, from the coding sequence ATGGTCATTCTTTTTATCGTACTAGGTATAGTTGTTGTTCTCGCTCTTTGGATAATAGGTGTTTACAACAACCTGGTCACCCTGAAGAAGAGAGTCGAGAATGCATGGTCTCAAATCGATGTGCAGCTCAAGAGAAGACATGACTTGATTCCAAACCTTGTAAATTCCGTAAAGGGATACATGAAATTCGAACAGGAAACGCTGGAGAAGGTTATGCAGGCCAGAGCACGCGCAGTATCGGCCCAGGGCGTGGGGGATAAGATAAAGGCCGAGCAGGAACTCGGCGGGGTGCTCGGAAGATTGCTCGCCATTGTCGAAAACTATCCCGATCTCAAGGCCAACACCAATGTCTCTCAACTCATGGAGGAACTGACCAGCACCGAGAACAAAATATCCTATGCCAGACAGTTCTATAACGATTCGGCGACTAAATTCAATACCAAGATCGAAATTTTCCCAAACAACATAGTGGTGGGTTTCTTCGGTGGCAAATTCGAAGCCTTCCCGCTTTTTGAAGTCACTGAAGGCGAGAGAGAAACTCCCAAAGTAGATCTTTCATTCTGA
- a CDS encoding M48 family metallopeptidase, protein MAFTVDFYEQGRKNVRKTIVLVVVFLVMMAAFGLIIDIIFGILPIFTLIFLVVALVQLLISLSSGKEIVLKSVRAREARQDDPEERQLKNIVDELSLAAGMAKPPEVYVVDDDTVINAFATGRKSEDSVICVTSGLLKQLDREETSGVIGHELSHIVNRDILIMTLISALLGAVVIIQLMAFRALIAYVRFGAFGAATRSRRSSKKGDNSTLVILAFLAAVAGLGAVFSFIGRLSLLAVSRTREYFADARAVELTRNPVGLSRALRKIVTNSQKMKTANIATAHLFISDPLKRHINNKSSFFASLWSTHPPIAMRISILENRSLKEVESELASYL, encoded by the coding sequence ATGGCCTTTACAGTAGATTTCTACGAACAGGGCAGAAAAAACGTGAGAAAGACCATCGTTCTCGTGGTGGTCTTTCTCGTCATGATGGCAGCCTTTGGACTGATAATCGATATAATCTTCGGAATACTGCCGATCTTCACCCTGATATTTCTGGTGGTCGCTCTGGTACAACTTCTGATATCGTTGAGCTCGGGGAAGGAGATAGTTCTAAAGTCGGTTAGGGCAAGAGAAGCGCGGCAGGACGATCCTGAAGAGAGACAACTGAAAAACATAGTCGATGAGCTGTCTCTTGCGGCCGGGATGGCGAAGCCGCCGGAAGTGTACGTTGTTGACGACGATACGGTAATAAACGCCTTCGCGACCGGCAGAAAATCCGAAGATTCGGTTATCTGTGTCACGAGCGGTTTGTTGAAGCAGCTTGATCGCGAAGAGACGTCCGGGGTAATCGGCCACGAATTGAGTCATATCGTGAACAGGGATATTCTAATAATGACGCTGATTTCGGCGCTTCTGGGCGCTGTCGTGATAATCCAGCTGATGGCCTTTAGGGCTTTGATAGCCTATGTGAGGTTCGGCGCTTTCGGCGCGGCGACCAGATCGAGAAGGTCTTCAAAGAAAGGTGATAACTCTACGCTCGTGATACTGGCCTTCCTCGCGGCCGTTGCGGGATTGGGGGCCGTCTTTTCCTTCATCGGAAGGTTGTCGCTTCTGGCAGTCTCCAGAACAAGAGAGTACTTCGCCGATGCCAGAGCGGTGGAGCTGACCAGAAACCCGGTCGGACTTTCTAGGGCTCTCAGAAAGATAGTCACAAACTCGCAAAAAATGAAAACCGCCAACATCGCCACTGCCCATCTTTTCATATCCGACCCCCTTAAAAGGCACATAAACAACAAGAGCTCTTTCTTCGCATCCCTCTGGAGTACACACCCTCCGATCGCAATGAGAATCTCGATACTCGAGAACCGTTCGCTAAAGGAGGTGGAAAGCGAGCTCGCAAGTTACCTGTAG
- a CDS encoding S10 family peptidase, whose translation MAGKRTFLVFFLFLVAFSVALSTEQINEVSKTNTVVIDGENITYTVTAGLLPVADQNGKEMVRIFSVSYERLLEREDPSRPVTFAFNGGPGVAAMFLHLGAFGPRVVDRSGDGTEIPAPPYSLVDNPYTLLDVTDLVFIDPVGTGYSEVADGIDPQRFWDVKEDVAVFAGFIQSYLDWSGRRRSPVYILGESYGGIRGSYLASYLQDLGVFPEGIIFISPVFDLGTIQWSSMDDTALALSIPTYTAAAWYHGKLPAYLMTDLQKAIDLSRKWVEEEYIVSLWKGSGLSEERKWEAASKLGDFTGIDVEVLYKRDLRVNAVEFATLLLEEEGRSLSMYDARITAFGPYVGDSNDEAMFALSGQLKTCANDYFKRELGYLTTLPYRSGNAEVYLNWNWESGRPAPVSPDSLNTGYPDASKALAQAIIRAPYFKVFVASGRFDLECPYESVAYSLNHLEIPKSLQKNITHKVYPGGHMIYFNPQAQKQLLEDLRDFYNR comes from the coding sequence ATGGCCGGGAAAAGAACGTTCTTAGTTTTCTTTCTGTTTTTGGTCGCTTTCTCTGTAGCTCTATCCACCGAGCAGATCAACGAGGTAAGTAAAACAAACACCGTTGTAATCGATGGTGAGAACATAACATACACAGTCACGGCGGGACTTCTCCCCGTGGCAGACCAGAATGGAAAAGAGATGGTACGGATCTTCAGCGTCTCGTACGAAAGGTTGCTGGAAAGAGAAGACCCCTCAAGACCCGTGACTTTCGCCTTCAACGGCGGTCCCGGTGTCGCAGCCATGTTCCTCCATTTAGGTGCCTTCGGTCCCAGAGTTGTAGACAGGAGCGGTGACGGCACTGAGATCCCCGCGCCGCCGTACAGTCTGGTGGATAATCCCTACACTCTGCTGGACGTAACCGACTTGGTGTTTATTGACCCCGTTGGTACGGGATACAGCGAAGTTGCCGACGGAATCGATCCACAGCGTTTCTGGGATGTAAAGGAAGACGTGGCAGTCTTTGCCGGTTTCATTCAGTCTTACCTCGACTGGAGCGGCCGGCGACGTTCTCCCGTGTACATACTCGGCGAGAGTTACGGAGGTATTCGTGGTTCGTACCTGGCCAGCTATTTGCAGGACCTTGGAGTTTTCCCCGAGGGCATCATCTTCATCTCGCCGGTCTTCGATCTCGGAACGATTCAGTGGAGTTCAATGGACGACACCGCGCTGGCGTTATCGATCCCGACCTATACTGCGGCCGCCTGGTACCACGGGAAGTTGCCGGCTTACCTCATGACTGATCTTCAGAAAGCTATCGATTTATCCAGAAAGTGGGTGGAAGAGGAGTACATAGTCTCACTGTGGAAAGGAAGCGGGCTTTCCGAGGAGAGAAAATGGGAGGCGGCTTCGAAGCTCGGCGATTTTACAGGAATCGACGTCGAAGTCCTTTATAAAAGAGATTTGAGGGTTAACGCCGTGGAATTCGCCACTCTCCTGCTGGAGGAAGAGGGAAGATCCTTGAGTATGTACGATGCCAGAATAACGGCTTTCGGCCCTTATGTAGGTGATTCGAACGATGAAGCCATGTTCGCTCTTTCAGGTCAGCTAAAAACATGTGCCAACGACTATTTCAAGAGAGAGCTAGGCTATCTTACTACATTACCCTACCGTAGCGGCAACGCGGAGGTCTATCTCAACTGGAACTGGGAGAGCGGCAGACCGGCTCCAGTGAGTCCCGACTCGCTAAACACGGGATACCCCGACGCCAGCAAGGCGCTCGCCCAGGCTATAATCAGGGCTCCGTACTTCAAAGTTTTCGTCGCCAGCGGTAGATTCGACCTGGAATGTCCCTACGAATCGGTGGCTTACAGTCTGAACCATCTGGAGATACCCAAATCCCTGCAAAAAAATATAACCCACAAAGTTTATCCCGGCGGACACATGATCTACTTCAATCCACAGGCTCAAAAGCAGCTCCTGGAGGACCTGCGGGATTTTTACAACAGATGA